In Meleagris gallopavo isolate NT-WF06-2002-E0010 breed Aviagen turkey brand Nicholas breeding stock chromosome 2, Turkey_5.1, whole genome shotgun sequence, the following are encoded in one genomic region:
- the MBOAT2 gene encoding lysophospholipid acyltransferase 2: MMIITQKITSLAFEIHDGMFRKNEDLTPSQRCLAVRRMPSLLEYLSYNCNFMGILAGPLCSYKDYITFIEGRSYQLQQSEANGKEDTKYEQTDPSPNIAVAQKLLICGLSLLFHMTITKTLPVEYNIDENFRATASWPVRVFYLYLSLMAARPKYYFAWTLADAINNAAGFGFRGYDKNGVTRWDLISNLRIQQIESSTSFKMFLDNWNIQTALWLKRYLFLKGKLFCAEVLLSKMFLKKI; the protein is encoded by the exons ATGATGATAATTACACAGAAGATCACTAGTTTGGCATTTGAGATTCATGATG GTATGTTTcgaaaaaatgaagatttgaCACCATCACAGAGGTGTTTGGCTGTAAG ACGCATGCCAAGTCTACTGGAATATTTAAGTTACAACTGTAATTTCATGGGTATCCTGGCAGGCCCGTTATGCTCTTACAAAGACTATATTACTTTCATTGAAGGCAGATCATACCAACTGCAACAGTCTGAAGCAAATGGGAAGGAAGATACAAAATATGAACAAACGGATCCTTCTCCAAAT ATAGCTGTGGCACAGAAGCTCTTAATTTGTGGACTGTCCTTACTCTTTCACATGACTATTACAAAAACATTGCCTGTGGAATACAACATTGATGAGAACTTCAGAGCTACAGCATCGTGGCCTGTAAGGGTTTTCTACCTATACTTGTCTCTCATGGCTGCCAGACCCAAGTATTATTTTGCATGGACTTTAG CAGATGCAATTAATAATGCAGCAGGATTTGGTTTTAGAGGCTACGACAAAAATGGAGTTACGCGTTGGGATCTAATATCAAATCTGAGAATCCAGCAGATAGAG tcttCCACAAGCTTCAAGATGTTTCTTGATAACTGGAATATCCAAACAGCTCTTTGGCTTAAAAggtatttatttctgaagggcAAGCTCTTCTGTGCTGAAGTTCTTTTAAGTAAgatgtttttgaagaaaatttag